Within the Staphylococcus argenteus genome, the region TATACAAAGACTTAGCTGAACATCCTAATGTTGTTCGTGTCGTTGTATTATCAGGCGGTTACAGCAGAGAAAAAGCTAATGAATTACTTAAAGATAACGATGAACTTATCGCAAGCTTCTCACGTGCTTTAGCTAGTGATTTAAGAGCTGATCAATCTAAAGAAGAATTCGACAAAGCTTTAGGTGATGCTGTAGAATCTATTTACGATGCTTCTGTAAACAAAAACTAACTTTTACATCAAAAATTTAAACTAATAGATAAGACTCATACATGTGCTTTAAAGGCATTGTGTATGAGTCTTTTTTGATTAACATGAATTTACCGTACGTATTATAGATGACGCGAAAAAAATCGGACAGCTGAAAAATCTTTAAGATTTCTCAGTTGCCCGATTTTAAATATAACTATTAGAATTTAGTTTTCGTAATAACCTAATTCTAAGTCTTTTGAAGTTTGTTTACGGATTTTTCTCATTAATTTTTCGTCTTCAATTAATGATTCACCGTATGATGGAATCATTTTCTTAATTTTAGGTGCCCATTCAGTTTTGTATTCAGGGAAGTTACGTTCTAATACTTCTAACGCAACTGAAACTGAAGTTGAAGCCCCAGGTGATTCACCTAATAATGCGATTACAGTATGGTCTTGTGAGTTAACCACTTCTGTACCGAATTGAATGAATCCTTTACCGTGTTCAGGAGTATCCTTGATAACTTGAACACGTTTACCAGCAGTGTATAATTGCCAATCTTCATTACGTGCTTCTGGGTAGAATGTACGTAAGTGGTTCATACAACCTTCTTTTGTCATAATCACTTGGTCAAATGAATATTTAATTAAAGGTAAGTTTTTAACTGCTGCTGCTAATAAAGTTGTAATGTTGTATGTTTTAACAGATTTGAATAAATCTAAGTTAGAACCGTTTTTCAAGAATTTAGGTCCAACATTGGCAAATGGTCCAAATAGCAATGTTCTTTGACCATCAATGTAACGCGTATCTAAGTGAGGTACTGTCATTGGTGGTGTACCAGGTGGCTCTTTACCATAAACTTTGGCATCGTGTTGTTCAATAACTTGTGGGTTTGTACAAGCTAAGAATTGTCCACTGATAGGGAATCCACCTAAATGTTTACTTTCAGGGATACCTGTTTTTTGTAATAATGGAATCGCTCCACCGCCAGCACCGATGAATACGTAGTCAGTTACTTGTTTGAATTTGTCACCAGTTAGGCGATTTTTAACAGTAACTTCCCATTGTCCATTTGATAATTGTTCGAAATCAACAACTTCATGGTTAAATTGCACTGTTGCATTTGGATGCTTTTCAATGCTTTTAGCCATTTTACGTGTTAATTCACCGAAGTTTACATCTGTACCTTCGTCAATTTTACTTGCCGCCATAATACCAGGATTATCTTCACGGCCTTTCATCATCAATGGAATCCATTTTTTCATTACTTCGATGTCTTCTGTATATTCGATATTATCGAACATAGGGAATGCTTTCATCGCTTCGTAACGATCTTTTAAGAATTTAACATTGTTTTTACCTCTAACATAACTGATATGTGGTAATGGATTGATAAATTCTCTTGGGTTCTCGATGCTACCGCTTTTTACTAAGTGACCCCAGAATTGTTTTGAAATCTCAAACTCTTCGTTAATCACTTTAGCTTTTTCGATGTCGATAGAACCATCAGGTTGTAAAACAGTGTAGTTCAATTCACATAATGCTGCATGACCCGTACCAGCATTATTTCTTTCGTTTGAACTTTCGATTGCAGGACGATCCAAGCGTTCGTAAACGTGGATATTCCAGTCTGGCTCAATTTCTTTTAACATTGAACCGAATGTTGTGCTAAGTACACCGGCTCCAATTAAAACGATGTCTTTACTATTAGACTTAGCCATTGGTTTCACCTCTCCAAAAATTGTAAATGTGTATCATCAATATGAAAGTTACATAAAACTGACATATCTCTATAAAATATCAACGCCATAAATAACTTCCTGTTTCAATTGATACGCTGTAACAAAATGCTATAGTTAATGCTTACATATATATGTTAAAGCAAGCAGTGGTAAATGTAAATTATAATTATTCATTAACTTTGCAATATATTAAATCTTTTATTCATAAAAGATAAATATCAAATCAATCATAATTATTTGGTAATAAATCGCTAACTACCATTTCCATTTTACTCCCGACACACAGCATTTTAAACATATACCTATTTTGATACAATATAAGTGTAAAATCAATCATAAAAAGGAGATTCAATATATGCATCTAAGAAAATCACTTCAATTACCTTTAATATTGAAATTTATTTTGAATCTTGCGCTTGTAGGTATTGTAGTTATCATTCTGACACATACTGAGTTTAAATTTAATATCGGTGATGGTTATGACTTTTTATTAAACTGGGAGATTCAAGGTTTAATATCTTATATTTTCTCGTTCTTAATACTAATTGCACTTATTTCTAAAGTTATTTTAATATTTATCACTCGACGAAAAAGAACACCATAACTAAACAAGCAGTCCATTGCGTATCATCATACCTAACGCATTGGACTGCTTTGCTATGTTTATTATTTGCTATCTTTTTGTTGTTGCCATTTTTTTATTTCAGCATCTCGTAGCTCAACACGACGAATTTTACCTGAATTTGTTTTTGGTAAATCGTCAACGAATTCGATTTCTCTTGGATATTTATATGGTGCTACTTCATTTTTTACGAATTGTTGTAACTCTTTAATGAGTGCATCATCACCTGTAACATGATTCTGTAAAATAACAAATGCTTTAACGATATTACCACGAATATCATGTGGTTTAGCTACTACTGCGCATTCTTTTACAGCAGGATGGTTGGTTAAAGCATCTTCAACTTCAAAAGGCCCAATTGTATAGCCTGAACTGATGATAATGTCATCTCGACGACCTTCAAACCAGAAATAGCCATCATCATCTACATGAGCTAAATCACCTGTTATATAGTATTTCCCCGCTTGTGCTTTCGCTGTGCGCTCTGGCTCTTTGTAATAGCCTTTGAAAAGTGCAGGCAAATCAAGTGGGACTGCAATATTCCCCTTCGTATTAGCTGGAACATCATTACCTTCATCGTCTACTACTGTTACAAAACTCCCTGGAATGCCTTTCCCCATCGATCCGCTTCTTTGTGGTGTATCTTTTAAAAAACCGATTAACAATGTACTTTCTGTTTGACCATAACCATCCCTTACGGTTAAATCAAAATGTTTCTTAAATTGTTCTACTACTTCTCTATTTAGCGGTTCACCTGCAGAAACTGCACTATGTAAATGTGTTAAATCATAGTCATTTAAATTCTGTAGCTTTGCCATCATACGATACTCCGTCGGTGTGCAACATAATACGTTAATTTGATATTTTTGAAGCAATTCTAAATATGTTTCAGGACTAAATCTTCCATTGAAAACAAAAGCTGTTGCCCCAGAACCTAACACAGATAAAAATGGACTCCAAACCCATTTTTGCCATCCTGGTGCTGCTGTAGCCCATACTAAATCATCTTCATTAATACATAGCCAATGTTTGGGCGCCATTTGTAAGTGTGCAAATCCCCATCCATGACAATGTGTCACTGCTTTAGGATTTCCAGTTGTGCCAGAGGTATAAGATAAAATTGCTGTATCGTCTCGCGTCGTATCAGCTATTTCTAATTGATTACTTGCATTTTCCTTCTCAGATTCGAGTGAAATCCAGCCATCTTTTTGACCAGCGATAGCAAATTTAGTTAACGTCTCATATTCTTTAATTTTTTCAAATTCAACCGTAAAAGGTTCTAATGCAATGACTGCATTAATTTCACCGTGTGTAATACGGTATTGTAAATCTTTGGTTCTTAACATTTCAGAACATGGAATGATTGCAACGCCTAATTTTAAAGCAGCAATATATAATTCATACGTTGCTATAGAACGTGGCATCATGATTAATACTTTATCGCCTTTCGATAAACCATGAGATGCAAGTACATTTCCTACTTTATTGGCTTGTTCAATTAATTGCTGGTAAGTTACCGTTATATCTTCGCCTTCAGTATTATGATAAAGAATGGCTTTTTTATCAGGTATATGACTGTATTTTTCGATTTCTGAAATAATATTATATTTCTCCGGCGCAAATAAATCTGACTTTTGCATAACTAACTTCCTTTCATATCATACATCCACTTTTCCTGTAATGAACGCTGTTATTTTATAAATGAATTATGTATATCATACGCCTATCTTTACAGAATTTTCAATTAAATAGAGTTAAATATTTATGTCCTTAAAAGTACTATATGACTTTCGGCAACTTTCAAGGACATTTAAAATCTTTCTGATATGCGTTTTCTTTTAAATACTTTCAGCTAATTCAATGCGAATATTGTAAGATAATTCACGATTAACTATCTTAACATCAGCACCTTTTGACGTTCCACGATGCTTGTGCGTCTGTTGATACTCGGTTGAATTTTGCCAATTATAAAATGATTGTCTATCTTTCCAAAGCGTAATAATAATATAATGTCGACCAGCCATTCTTGGCCTTAAAAACCGTAACGCTTTAAATCCATTAACATGTTGCAAATGTTTAGTACGTTGTAAAAATTTTTGTTCAAATGCATCTTCTTGACCTTTGTTAATATATAGATGATTTAATACGCATAACGTATCATTTGATAAATCATTGATTTCCTCCAAGACATCATAATAGGCTATGTCATTATTTTTTTGTATTGTAATACCGTCATCCAATTCTTCTATTAAATACGCTCTATATGCGTCATATAATTTCATCACTTACGCCTTCATTTCTTAATATTTTTATCTTCACTACTAGTCATTTATTCCCTTATTTTAAAAAAAGCAATCATACTGCGCACTCACTTTAAGTGATAAATCTTTGTGTAAACAAGTGATGCTATATTAGAACGAACTGCAGTAATTTTAAATTTATTCACACTATTTCCAACAATTTTCCTGTATCAATCGGTTAAATTTTCGACTTAATTCCATGAAAACAACTATTATTCTGCGTAAAAATAGCCGCTAACTCCTTTATTAAGAATTATCGGCTTTCGTATTTATATATAGCTAACATCATATTATCGGTTTATGATTTTAATTGATCATACAGAGAAAGAGATCTTTTAACAATTTCTAAAAACTCATGATCTAAATTGGACGTTTGATGAAAATAAGACAAAATATTTTCTGTTAGCTTTTCTTGTTTTGGAAATGATTCATCTTCTTTTATCCAAATCGCTAATTCGCCTAATGGTGTTTTATCATCTTTAAAAGTTTGTATATATTCGTAAAAGCTCATAGTATTCCTTCTCTCCATTTACTTATATAA harbors:
- a CDS encoding antibiotic biosynthesis monooxygenase family protein, whose product is MKLYDAYRAYLIEELDDGITIQKNNDIAYYDVLEEINDLSNDTLCVLNHLYINKGQEDAFEQKFLQRTKHLQHVNGFKALRFLRPRMAGRHYIIITLWKDRQSFYNWQNSTEYQQTHKHRGTSKGADVKIVNRELSYNIRIELAESI
- the lqo gene encoding L-lactate dehydrogenase (quinone); this encodes MAKSNSKDIVLIGAGVLSTTFGSMLKEIEPDWNIHVYERLDRPAIESSNERNNAGTGHAALCELNYTVLQPDGSIDIEKAKVINEEFEISKQFWGHLVKSGSIENPREFINPLPHISYVRGKNNVKFLKDRYEAMKAFPMFDNIEYTEDIEVMKKWIPLMMKGREDNPGIMAASKIDEGTDVNFGELTRKMAKSIEKHPNATVQFNHEVVDFEQLSNGQWEVTVKNRLTGDKFKQVTDYVFIGAGGGAIPLLQKTGIPESKHLGGFPISGQFLACTNPQVIEQHDAKVYGKEPPGTPPMTVPHLDTRYIDGQRTLLFGPFANVGPKFLKNGSNLDLFKSVKTYNITTLLAAAVKNLPLIKYSFDQVIMTKEGCMNHLRTFYPEARNEDWQLYTAGKRVQVIKDTPEHGKGFIQFGTEVVNSQDHTVIALLGESPGASTSVSVALEVLERNFPEYKTEWAPKIKKMIPSYGESLIEDEKLMRKIRKQTSKDLELGYYEN
- the mbcS gene encoding acyl-CoA synthetase MbcS — its product is MQKSDLFAPEKYNIISEIEKYSHIPDKKAILYHNTEGEDITVTYQQLIEQANKVGNVLASHGLSKGDKVLIMMPRSIATYELYIAALKLGVAIIPCSEMLRTKDLQYRITHGEINAVIALEPFTVEFEKIKEYETLTKFAIAGQKDGWISLESEKENASNQLEIADTTRDDTAILSYTSGTTGNPKAVTHCHGWGFAHLQMAPKHWLCINEDDLVWATAAPGWQKWVWSPFLSVLGSGATAFVFNGRFSPETYLELLQKYQINVLCCTPTEYRMMAKLQNLNDYDLTHLHSAVSAGEPLNREVVEQFKKHFDLTVRDGYGQTESTLLIGFLKDTPQRSGSMGKGIPGSFVTVVDDEGNDVPANTKGNIAVPLDLPALFKGYYKEPERTAKAQAGKYYITGDLAHVDDDGYFWFEGRRDDIIISSGYTIGPFEVEDALTNHPAVKECAVVAKPHDIRGNIVKAFVILQNHVTGDDALIKELQQFVKNEVAPYKYPREIEFVDDLPKTNSGKIRRVELRDAEIKKWQQQKDSK
- a CDS encoding sterile alpha motif-like domain-containing protein, with product MSFYEYIQTFKDDKTPLGELAIWIKEDESFPKQEKLTENILSYFHQTSNLDHEFLEIVKRSLSLYDQLKS